DNA sequence from the Pseudanabaena sp. BC1403 genome:
GCATGTTGATTAGCGGCAGTATGGATTGCACGGTTAAGTTCTGGGAGCTTGAAACTGTTAAATGCGTGAGGAGCTTACAAATTCAATTTCCTATTTGGACAATCGCCCTAAACCCAACTGCTTCAATCCTAGCAATGAGTGGAAATGCTACAGAAATAAAGTTGTGGGATTTGAACACTAATACATACTTAAAAAATTTAGTGAGAGATCTCGGCATTGGCTATATGGGTGATGTGATTTTCAGCGCTGATGGACAGATTTTGGCAAATGGCGGTGAGGATGGAGTTAATAGGCTTTGGGATATGCAATCTGGAAAGAGTTTAAAATCATTAAAAATCCCAAAGCCCTATGAGGGAATGAATATTACTAAGGTAAAAGGTTTAACGGATGCTCAAAAATCTACTCTCAAAGCATTAGGAGCCTCTGAGGATTTTTGATGATTTTCAATAATACCAATTCACAGAAGTGTTGTCACACTTTTGTGAATTAAAAAAGCAAGCCCTGCGCCCAAATCCTCGATCTGCTATTTCCTATGGGAATAGAAAAGAATCAACAATTTGAAATTAATGACTATGAGAGATATGCGTACCTCAAAGTTTCGATGTCAAGTTTATCCATTTGCAGCATAGCCGCCATAACTTTTTGGGATTTCTCGGCATCTTTATCCTGCAACATCACTCCTAAAGCCGTAGGAACAATCTGCCATGACACTCCAAATTTGTCATCTAGCCAACCACATCTGTTTGTCTTGCCACCTTCGGATAGCTTCTCCCACAATTCGTCTACTTCCTCCTGCGTTTCGCAGTTCACAAAAAACGATATGGCTGGTGAGAATGTAAAGTGTGGTCCACCATTTAACACTATAAATTTTTGTCCTTGAATTTCAAATGTTGCAGACATAACTGTTCCCTTAGCTCCAGGGCCAGCTTCTCCGTAATGCATCACACTCACAATCTTAGAATTTTTAAAAATAGAAGTATAAAAATTCATTGCTTCTTCGGCTTGACCATCAAACCATAAGAATGGGGTAATTTTTTGCATAGGACTTTTACTCTTCAAATGATTGTTAAAAAGAATTTATAGCCAAGGTTGACTTCGACTGTGCTAGCCATTGCGGACTGAGCGCAGTCGAAGCCTGAAATCCATCAAAATACTGAGCTAGGAAGCTTCCGAGCAGTTAACCATCCAAGGAATTCCAAAGCGATCGACAAACATACCAAATCGTTTAGCCCAAAAGGTTTCCTGAAGTGGCATCCGTATCGTTCCACTTTCTGACAATGTCTGAAATACTCGTTCTGCTTCAGCTACATCTTCAAATTGAAGATTGACGGAGAAACCCTGTGGTTTTTCAAAGTAATCAGGGGGAGCGTCAGAACCCATCAATACGATATCGCCAATGGTTAATTGGGCATGGAGAATTTTATTGCGCCATGCTTCGGCAGTTTTTTCTGCCATAGGTGATTCGCCGTGGGTCATCATCATCACGATTTTGCCACCCAAACACTGCTCGTAAAACTTAAAGGCAGCTTCACATTGACCGTTGAAAGTTAGATAGGGATTCAATTGCATAATGTACTCCTTGGGTTAATAAATGATTGCGAAATCTATGCGTGCGACGCTTAAAACAGTCTGAATGCTTAAACTTTGAGCTTTTCTGTCTCTACGCGGATGCGTTCTTCCTGTTCCCGAAGTTCAGGTGTAAATTCATCGCCAAAATCTGCCGCCTCAAAAAGCGGACGAATCTCAATCTCTGATTCTGATGGCATGGGATTGGGACAGCGTTTGACCCATGCGATCGCTTCTTCCATCGACTTTACTTGCCAGATCCAGTAGCCAGCCACTAGTTCCTTTGTCTCTGTGAATGGCCCATCAATGACGCTGCGATTTGCTCCTGAAAACCTTACCCGCACTCCCTTTGAGCTAGGATGTAGTCCCTCACCAGCTAGCATAATTCCTGCTTTGACCAATTCTTCGTTGAATTTACCCATGTCCGTAAGCAGTTGTTCGCTGGGCATCACGCCAGCTTCTGAGTCTTTGGTCGCTTTGACCATAACCATGACTTTCATCTTTCAATCTCCTGTTTACTATTGCTATGAAGAGTTAAGAGCGTCTCAACCTTTGCTTCACGATCTAGTCGAATGGGATGGCAAGAGATCGACAGGTTGAGCAAATTTTTCTAGAAAAGTTTTTTAAAAGCTGATGAGAAATTTGGAGCGCGTTCTATTTATGAAGACTACTTTTCTGATGGCAAGCCTGATAGCTCTAGAATCGGTCGAATTTCAACCGTGCCTTTGTGGACTGTGGGAATGCGTTCGGCGATCGCGATCGCTTCGTCGAGATTGGTTGCATCAATCAAGAAGTAGCCGCCAAGTTGTTCTCGTGTTTCAGCAAATGGGCCATCAGTTACTAGTCGTTTGCCGTCACGAATCCTCACACTAGTTGCCTTGGCAACAGATTGCAGAGGTGAAGCGCCCAAGTATTGACCGTTCGCATTCAGATCTTGGGTGAGATGCACTGACTCCGCGTAGCATTGCTCTCTCTCATTTTCTGTCCATGCGGTTTCGTCGCTGTAAATGAGCAACATATATTTCATGATCGATCCTCTTGAGCTATGATTATTGCACGGTAATCATAGCTCAATCCATAGCATGAGCTACATATATTTCAGGATCGATCGCTAAATATTTGTTGCGAACTAATGCTTGCGCCGATAATGCGCTGTCATGAACTGCTGCCACTTGCCATCATCACCAAGAATTTGCGATCGCATGATCCGATGGTCATCACTAACAAACTCAATGATGTCTTGATACTTAGCGATCGCACTCTGGCTAAAGTTTAGTCCTTCTGTATCGAGTGTAAGAATCTTTTCAGACTCATCAAGAGCGCCATTGTAAATCCAGAGATGCGTCATCATTGAGCCGATAAACGTTCCCACATACCGATTGATTTTGGGGTCATAGCCCAACGTCATAATGGTCGTACCACGATTACCATCGGGCATCTCACACTCGCCTTCTGCCACGATCCAAAGTCCGCCAAGCGATCGGACTATCTCAGTTCCTTGGGTCTTCGATGGTGGTTGGTCAGGTCCCATCATACATTCGGCTTCAGAAATCCATTCGCCAACGAATTTATCGAGCCATTGATGTTCTTTTTGAGGTTCAGCGTCCATATTTTGCTCCTAAATAGTTAATAAGGGTTTTCAAGTCTTCTCTTACAGATCTCGCGCGGCAACCATAGCGTTAATCTCCTCATCAGCCCCTCGAATCTCAAAAGCTCCGTTGCGAACCCCAGGGTGTTGGGACATCAACTGGATTGCGTGGTTCAGATCTCTAGCTTCAAGAAAGAGGATGCCGCCCAGATGTTCCTTCGTTTCAGCGTAGGGGCCATCTGTAATCGTGACCTTACCGTTCTGATACCGCAGTGTTGCGGCATTGCGGATGCTTTGGAGAGCTTCGCCACCAACAAAGTGTCCGCCTCGACGTAGCTCGTCGTCATAGGCTAAACATTCCTCCATCAGCGCTGTGCGATCGCTTTCTGATATCTGATCCCATTTCGCCTCATCCATATATCCAAGGCATATAAATTTCATCGTTGCCTCCAGAGTTTCACCTAAAATTAGTTGCCTTCATCTAGTAGTCGTTCGGTGAAGCTGTAAATCGACAACGCGGCAAAATATTTTTACAAAATATCTAGAGCCGTTGCTCCGCAACGCCTCTAGATATTTTGTTAGTTCAGTTCTTGGAGACGTTTTTCGAGAAACCGCCGCTCTGGTTCTTGTTTCACGAGCGCAAGGGCGCGTTGGTAGGATTCTCTTGCCTGTGAATTTCTGCCCAAGCGCCGACAGAGATCGGCTTTTGCCGCATGGGCTAAGTGATAGTCAGCTAAATCGCCATTCGATAAGATGGCATCGATCCGTTGCAATCCCGTTAGAAAGCCATCGCGCATCGCTACTGCCACGGCTCTATTTAAATCAACCACTGGTGATGGCTCTGCGCGCATGAGTAGATCATACAAGGCGACAATCTGTGCCCAGTCCGTTGCCTCGGCACTTGTGGCTTCAGAATGTACTGCGGCGATCGCAGCCTGAATTGTGTATGAGCCAAACTGTGGAGATGATAGCGCTTGCCGCACAAGTGCCCTGCCTTCCGCAATATATGCTTGATTCCAGAGGGAACGGTCTTGATCTTCTAGCAGAATGAGATCGCCTGTGGAGGATGTGCGGGCAGTACGTCGCGATTCTTGCATGAGCATCAGGGCTAACAATCCGATCGCTTCCGCATCTGGTAATAGATCCACTACTAGTCGCCCTAAGCGAATTGCTTCTTCCGAGAGGTCATTTCTTGTTAGAGATCTCCCTGATGAAGCTGCGTATCCTTCGTTAAACACTAAGTAGATTGTTTGCAATACCGTGTCTAAGCGATCGGGTAGTTCAGCGATCGCTGGCACTTGGTAGGGAATGTGCGCGTCGCGAATCTTAGCTTTGGCGCGGACGATGCGCTGGGCTAAGGTGGGTGGCGCGATCAGAAAAGCACTGGCAATTTCTTCGGTGGTGAGTCCACAGACTTCTCGGAGGGTTAAGGCTACTTGTGCTTCTCGCGATAGGGCTGGATGGCAGCAGGTGAAAATCAAGCGCAAGCGATCGTCTTCTACATCTTCATCCTCTGTAATTGTGTTATCGCTTGTGTTGAGATGTTGAGATAGTTCTGCTAAAGATGCATCGAAGCGAGTACGGCGGCGAATTGTATCAATTGCTTTGAAGCGTCCAACGGAGACCAGCCAAGCTCTAGGATTGGCTGGTATGCCATCTCGCAACCATTGTTTGACCGCTACGGCAAAGGCTTCATGCATTGCCTCTTCTGCAAGATCAAAGTCGCCAATTAAGCGAATTAGGGTAGCAAAAATACTCCGAGATTCTTGACGATAAACCTCATTTACGCGATCGCGGATCTGACTAGCATTGTTCTCATTCATTTTCTCATTCATGGAGGGCGATTGTGATTGCTGCTGCTGCCAAAAGTGCTGATATCGTTCGCACATGGTTCCAGATTGTCCAGTTGGTAAGATAGTTAGCCCATAGACTCGCGCCGTTAGCACTATCTGGATCGGCGATCGCTAGCGCATCATTTAGAGGCACATTGCACAGGATCGTTACGCCAAATGTGCCGATAAGATAGAACAAACTACCGATGAGTAGGTAAGCTGCCTTGGTTTGATACCAGTTTGACAGCGAAGATCCAGCAATAAATATACAGGTCGCGGCTGTTCCCAAAAATATTCCCATGAATAACGGATTGATCGCCGCAATATTGATGGATTGCATGGCGGTAAGACCTTGCTTCGGTTGAAGTCTGGCAAGAGCATTCATTACAAAAGTGGAGAAAGCGAAGAAGACTCCAGCCATCAATCCACAACCCAGTGCAGAGAAAAGCTTTAATGCAAAATAATGTTGTTGAGTGAATTGCAGCATTGACCTACGTTCCAATCAGTTAAGCGATTTTATCCCAATTCTGAAAATGGCGTGCCATTTTCAGAATTGGGACAACTATAGCCAATCAAGTCAGAATGTAATACCAATTCACAAAAGTGTTGCCACACTTTTGTGAATTAAAAACCAAACCCAGTAAGGGTTTTAAAAACACAAAATGGCTACGCCATTTTGTGTTTTAAAACCCAAAAGTAGAATTGCGGCGCGAAGCGCCGCAATTCTACTTTTGGGTTTTTATCAGGCTACAGCTATATAAAGCACTTGAAAAGCTCTACCCCTCTCAATTTGGCTTCACACTGTTTATACTAGGTGTTGAATGCAAATACTCTCTCACTTCAGAGCTATATGGATACGATTCAGCAGCCTCAACCCAAGATCGGTGCATTTGATAAATTGCGAAAAGCTTCAGAATTTACGATCGCGGGAGTTGAAGATTCGATTCCGTTGCGAGTGCTGGTGCAAATCTTTGTATTTATTAGTATTGGGGCAATGGACTCGGTTGCGAGTTCGGGAAATAGTGCTTGGGCAATCCCTCTAAGCGCGATCGCAGGAGTCTGGGCATGGTATGCAAGACGCAAACGTAATGTGATCGTGAAATTATTCATTGCGATCGCCATGATTAGTATGTTGGTCGTATTTCTCGGAGATCTGGTGCGGAATACCGATGAAACGAGGCTATTACTGGCAAGATTGTTAATCCAGTTGCAGGTTTTGCATAGTTTTGACTTACCACGCCGCAAAGATTTGGGCTATTCGATTGTGATCGGCTTGATTTTGATGGCTTTGGCGGCGACTTTAAGCCAAACGATGGTTTTCGCGTTGTGGCTCATCGCCTTTTTAGTGGTGGGGATTCCAATTTTATTACTCGACCACCGATCGCGTTTGGGTGTGCAAACTAGCGGTTTTCAACCCAAAAAAATGGGG
Encoded proteins:
- a CDS encoding YciI family protein, with translation MKVMVMVKATKDSEAGVMPSEQLLTDMGKFNEELVKAGIMLAGEGLHPSSKGVRVRFSGANRSVIDGPFTETKELVAGYWIWQVKSMEEAIAWVKRCPNPMPSESEIEIRPLFEAADFGDEFTPELREQEERIRVETEKLKV
- a CDS encoding YciI family protein; the protein is MKYMLLIYSDETAWTENEREQCYAESVHLTQDLNANGQYLGASPLQSVAKATSVRIRDGKRLVTDGPFAETREQLGGYFLIDATNLDEAIAIAERIPTVHKGTVEIRPILELSGLPSEK
- a CDS encoding VOC family protein, translated to MQKITPFLWFDGQAEEAMNFYTSIFKNSKIVSVMHYGEAGPGAKGTVMSATFEIQGQKFIVLNGGPHFTFSPAISFFVNCETQEEVDELWEKLSEGGKTNRCGWLDDKFGVSWQIVPTALGVMLQDKDAEKSQKVMAAMLQMDKLDIETLRYAYLS
- a CDS encoding YciI family protein codes for the protein MKFICLGYMDEAKWDQISESDRTALMEECLAYDDELRRGGHFVGGEALQSIRNAATLRYQNGKVTITDGPYAETKEHLGGILFLEARDLNHAIQLMSQHPGVRNGAFEIRGADEEINAMVAARDL
- a CDS encoding DUF1579 domain-containing protein, whose product is MDAEPQKEHQWLDKFVGEWISEAECMMGPDQPPSKTQGTEIVRSLGGLWIVAEGECEMPDGNRGTTIMTLGYDPKINRYVGTFIGSMMTHLWIYNGALDESEKILTLDTEGLNFSQSAIAKYQDIIEFVSDDHRIMRSQILGDDGKWQQFMTAHYRRKH
- a CDS encoding RNA polymerase sigma factor — protein: MNENNASQIRDRVNEVYRQESRSIFATLIRLIGDFDLAEEAMHEAFAVAVKQWLRDGIPANPRAWLVSVGRFKAIDTIRRRTRFDASLAELSQHLNTSDNTITEDEDVEDDRLRLIFTCCHPALSREAQVALTLREVCGLTTEEIASAFLIAPPTLAQRIVRAKAKIRDAHIPYQVPAIAELPDRLDTVLQTIYLVFNEGYAASSGRSLTRNDLSEEAIRLGRLVVDLLPDAEAIGLLALMLMQESRRTARTSSTGDLILLEDQDRSLWNQAYIAEGRALVRQALSSPQFGSYTIQAAIAAVHSEATSAEATDWAQIVALYDLLMRAEPSPVVDLNRAVAVAMRDGFLTGLQRIDAILSNGDLADYHLAHAAKADLCRRLGRNSQARESYQRALALVKQEPERRFLEKRLQELN
- a CDS encoding DUF1772 domain-containing protein gives rise to the protein MLQFTQQHYFALKLFSALGCGLMAGVFFAFSTFVMNALARLQPKQGLTAMQSINIAAINPLFMGIFLGTAATCIFIAGSSLSNWYQTKAAYLLIGSLFYLIGTFGVTILCNVPLNDALAIADPDSANGASLWANYLTNWTIWNHVRTISALLAAAAITIALHE
- a CDS encoding VOC family protein, with amino-acid sequence MQLNPYLTFNGQCEAAFKFYEQCLGGKIVMMMTHGESPMAEKTAEAWRNKILHAQLTIGDIVLMGSDAPPDYFEKPQGFSVNLQFEDVAEAERVFQTLSESGTIRMPLQETFWAKRFGMFVDRFGIPWMVNCSEAS